TTCGCGGATCGAGGCGTCCTCGGCCTCGTAGTCGGGCCGGCCCAGGCGGGTCAGGTCGTGCAGGAACAGGATCACGTCGGCCTCGCCGATCGCATCCCAGCTGCGCGCGACGCCGATGCGCTCGACCTCGTCCTCGGTCTCGCGCAGGCCGGCGGTGTCGCTGACATGCAAGGGCACGCCCTCGATCTGGATGGTCTGGCTGACCTTGTCGCGCGTGGTGCCCGGGATCGGCGTGACGATGGCCAGCTCGGCGCCGGCCAGCGCGTTCAGCAGCGAGCTCTTGCCGACATTGGGCTGGCCGGCCAGCACCACCTTGATGCCCTCGCGCAGCAGCGCGCCCTGCTGGGTGCGGTCCAGCACCGCGGCCAGCCGCGCCTTCAGGCGCTCCAGCTGCCCGAGCGCATCGGCCTGCTGCAGGAAGTCGATCTCCTCCTCGGGGAAGTCCAGGGTGGCCTCGACCAGCATGCGCAGCTTGATCAGCGCGTCGCGCAGCGCGCCGACCTCGCCGGACAGGGCGCCGGCCAGCGCGCGGCTGGCGCTGCGCGCCGCGGCCTCGGTGCTGGCGTCGATCAGGTCGGCCACCGCCTCGGCCTGGGCCAGGTCGAGCTTGCCGTTCAGGAAGGCGCGCTGGGTGAACTCGCCCGGCTCGGCCAGGCGGATGCCGAGCGCGGCGCCGGCCTCCAGGCAGCGCGCCAGCAGCAGCTGCAGCACCACCGGTCCGCCATGGGCCTG
This genomic stretch from Roseateles sp. DAIF2 harbors:
- the mnmE gene encoding tRNA uridine-5-carboxymethylaminomethyl(34) synthesis GTPase MnmE, with amino-acid sequence MLSRHQDPIAAIATAPGRGAVGIVRVSARQDLAPLIEAVCGRVLKPREASYLPFRAGNGDAIDQGLALHFPAPHSYTGEHVLELQAHGGPVVLQLLLARCLEAGAALGIRLAEPGEFTQRAFLNGKLDLAQAEAVADLIDASTEAAARSASRALAGALSGEVGALRDALIKLRMLVEATLDFPEEEIDFLQQADALGQLERLKARLAAVLDRTQQGALLREGIKVVLAGQPNVGKSSLLNALAGAELAIVTPIPGTTRDKVSQTIQIEGVPLHVSDTAGLRETEDEVERIGVARSWDAIGEADVILFLHDLTRLGRPDYEAEDASIRERLAGIPAERILQIFNKADEGSAQDLAPDALLLSAKTGTGLEALRRRLLQQVGWHATPEGLFIARERHVQALKRTNEHLALAQAVATQDPPALDLLAEELRLAHDALGEITGAFSADDLLGEIFSRFCIGK